From the genome of Methanofervidicoccus abyssi, one region includes:
- a CDS encoding cell division protein SepF — MVFKSLLKLLKGEEKNIEFGKKPNNDILPVEMYEELHLDIDEEEDNIIRIKVLDLENQKDANEILVWVENGCIVIANTVDLEKCLDEKYLNVIKYLRDETVKMGGKIVRVCNNRILVLPKNVIIEKAVREREEKNLLNIKKEE; from the coding sequence ATGGTATTTAAATCTCTTTTGAAACTCCTAAAAGGAGAGGAGAAAAATATAGAATTTGGAAAAAAACCTAACAACGATATTTTGCCAGTTGAGATGTATGAAGAACTCCATTTAGATATTGATGAAGAAGAGGATAATATTATCAGGATAAAAGTTTTAGATCTAGAGAATCAGAAGGATGCTAACGAGATATTGGTGTGGGTAGAGAATGGATGCATAGTAATTGCAAATACCGTAGATCTGGAGAAGTGTTTAGATGAAAAATATTTAAATGTCATTAAATACTTAAGAGATGAAACTGTAAAAATGGGAGGTAAAATAGTTAGAGTATGTAACAACAGGATATTGGTACTACCTAAGAATGTGATAATAGAGAAAGCTGTTAGAGAGAGGGAAGAAAAAAATCTATTGAATATAAAAAAGGAAGAATAG
- a CDS encoding Era-like GTP-binding protein produces the protein MEDVYREEIFKVVMIGPENSGKSALINAIFGKNISRVSEVGGTTKNPVRKFWGRLKCGRSKRHPKMVDVIFVDLGGLFTGEKRSPVMVGKVLERTYREIEDANLIIHVIDGEKGLLKSFEKIHHSLKFRYQKPIIVVINKCDLLDSRSREELKRYVEDRLNNRCIFTSAVTYEGISDLIDAITNILKTII, from the coding sequence ATGGAAGATGTATATAGGGAAGAGATATTTAAGGTTGTAATGATAGGGCCTGAGAATTCAGGGAAATCTGCTCTAATAAATGCTATCTTTGGAAAAAATATTTCAAGAGTTTCTGAGGTAGGAGGTACTACCAAGAACCCAGTGCGGAAGTTCTGGGGACGGTTGAAGTGTGGTAGATCTAAGAGACATCCAAAGATGGTAGATGTGATATTTGTAGATCTAGGAGGGCTCTTTACAGGTGAGAAGAGATCCCCTGTAATGGTTGGAAAGGTGTTGGAAAGAACCTACAGGGAGATAGAAGATGCAAACCTTATCATTCATGTTATAGATGGGGAAAAAGGGTTACTTAAAAGTTTTGAGAAGATTCATCATAGTCTTAAATTCCGTTATCAAAAACCTATTATAGTGGTAATAAATAAGTGTGATCTGCTAGATAGTAGGAGTAGGGAAGAGTTGAAAAGGTACGTTGAAGATAGGCTAAATAACAGGTGTATCTTCACATCCGCAGTGACCTATGAGGGAATATCTGATCTAATAGATGCCATTACCAACATCTTAAAAACTATAATTTAA